GCGTTGACACGCTTCCCTCCGGCACCGGCTCTATAGCCGCCACCGGCAATCCTGCAAACATCATTAGCACCATTATATCAGCAGCAATCATTGCATAAGCATGATTACTATCATAATTACACACAGTGGCGGATCcagaatatttttataaggtGGACAAGATTGTACTAAAAGTTTGCAATATgggcaaaattaacaaaatataaattttaatctgAGCAGTGCTACAAATTTTAAGGCGGAGAACtatactatttaaattttacaGGCAACTGCCCACCATAAACTCTTCTTAGGTCCGCTCCtgagataaattaattaaaaatttgaatcacGCAAGCTACACGTTAATGTCACCTTGAGAATGGAGCGAACATCGAATTATTCGATCTAGCCTGGGGAGATCTAAATTCTGCAAATTCAACAAACAAATTCAGAACTTCctcaaaattcataaaaaaaatcaatgttcATGAAATTCACCTCAATGTCCCTGACAAGGAAGTCACGTTCTTCAAGAGAGAGCTCATCCCAAAGGGTAAAAACGTCTTCTTGGCCGTAATCCTTAAGTCTTTCAAGTAAAGCTTGAGGAGGTGGCTGTGATGGTGATAGTGAAGAGGCACTGTTAGTTTCAATTGCTTCTCTCATTATGTTTGTGAAATTTGTCTCTCTAGATCTCTGGGTTTGTAATGGCTGAAATCaaagttttttaatttgtgtCAGTTGAGTTTGTTATTTGTTGGAGAGAAATAGAGAGAGGGAAACTACAGTTTGTAGTGTAGTATTAACCAGGAAGACAAGAATCAATCACTAACCACTTCCTTGGATTTCAATTACTCATTTACCCCTATTCAGACTGTTTAATTTACGCAAATTTGCTACTGATGTCCATATTTTTAGAAGGACTCTAGTGTCAATTTGCCCTCTTTAGATGGTTAATTACCACATTTAATTTTATGGTCTATTTAGtcatgaatttatatttttttttacaaattgaaaaaaatatatagtgaTTACTATCGGAAATGAACAACACACACGCTGAATTTGGTCTAAAACTgcaataaattgataaaaaggccaaatctacgactaaatttatcataatattaatgaaatttcAAATGCAATCTTAGAAGGGGtgaataatttttgtttaataaattaaaaatatggttaaatgttttaaaaagaaGGTTTGAGTCTAGAGAGATGACCATAATATTTAGAGTAATTCAGATCACAAACCGATCCTACATCCGCtacttaattaaaaattgagattttgtaaTTCACTAATGTGAATATTTAAACTTACACAAGCTAATAACAAACTGGattgctattcgccgcccctttttacttagcaccgcacaggcACATTATATATTTGCCCTTTTCACATTTTCAATAGAAAactaattcataaaaaaaaaactaaatcctctcaactcattcaacttttcacaaattcatattttacgaaaatgtCGGATTTGGAACGAGATAGAAATCGACAACCTCcggtaagtatttttttttattaatttcggtttttttttttaaaaacaattaaaaaaatagaaaacgggatttcacgtcccctccggaggaggggacgccggaaaccggcgtcccctcttccggaggggacgtgaaatcccacgttccctccggaagagggaacgtggatttcccacgttcccccttccggaggggacgccgttcgtcccctccggaagggcGGACGCCGGAaacggcgtccccccttccggaggggacagGGGACGctggcgtcccctccggaagggagGACGCCGTTTtcggcgtccccccttccggaggggacgaacggcgtcccctccggaagaggggacgccggaaacggcgtccccccttccggaggggacgtgggCGTCcgcgtcccctcttccggaggggacgccggacgtcCGTTCcggaatttaatataatttatttttttaaaaaaaataaataaatttaaatctaattaattgtttttttaaaataaaaaacaataaaataaataattatttgaaataaattaaataattttacaaatttatttaatttaatatatattatttctataatttaaattattataattgcaGGGCAGAAAGCGTATGGGGAAGACGTTTTTGGCCCCAGAATTAGGGGGATCGGGAGCCCGTCACGTTACGACGCGTAAAGTTTCTGCCTCGGCTCGACGGAAGAAACAAGCGCATACTTCTCCCGATGAGGTCCGCATTTCTGTTGAGGATCTTAGAGAGTCTGATGATTTTGTGAGCTCAGAGGACGAGCCAGAGGACGAGCCAGAGGACGAGCCAGAGGACGAGCCAagtgaaaaaatttacatttctaaACGGAAAAAGGGTGCAGGTGGTCGGTTCGTTGGCGACTCGTCATcaggtaaatataattaaatgattataattaatttaataatattgttaaaaaattaaatgtaatttaattatgtttactgTTACTTTCAGGGTCGAACAGACGACCTGAAGAGGTTGACGTGTGGACCGTTACTGGTCCAGTACCTGGTGGACCCGAGGATGACACTGTTATTCCTAGTTTTCTCGGGCATGTCGCTTCTCGGCTATGGGATGGGGCGGACAGAGGCGTGCTGAAGTGTCAGACTAGACATGGAGCTCTGAAGAAGCTGAGACAGTGGTATGAGACGGCCTCAGAGGAGGTTAAGGTGCTGATAGACGGGACTGAGATATCACATCTCCCGTTTATCATGTTTGATCATCTGGATATCCCGCTCCTTTCTGCATTTGTGGAGCGATGGCAGCCAGATACAAACTCTTTTCACATGCCATTCGGGGAGATGACCATCACATTACATGACGTGTGGCATATTCTTCGGATTCCAGTTGCTGGGGCTATGGTTTCAGGTGCGATATTctgttatattttttacatttaataatTCTTTAATTACGTGTCATTATTATGTTAGgtaaatttaatgttatttagaataagttaattgttttaggttatttaataaaatatttagacaaattagttgtttaatgtgGATTGTGTTTTGGTTTGCCAATTGTAATTTctttgcaggacttccctgaaaaatgggtgatgctcatttttaggggaagtgctgcccaattttttctagaaatttacTGTACCTATTGcgtgatattaatttaaattgcgaaaTTATGTTTTCAGGTCAGCCGAACAAGGCTCAGCTGATGGCTTACTGCGTACAGATTTTAGGTATTTCACCAGAGGATCTGGTGAGTAAGACGAGCAAGCATTTTGCCCAGGGAGGTGTGCTGATTGAGTCGATCATCAGCTTATGTAGGCGTGACCGTACTGCAGAGGTGGAGGCAATAGCCTGGATCTGGTTGACGTTAGGTTGCACTCTATTCACTGACAAGAGTGGTCATCGGATTAGACCTGCAACCATATGGGAGGTGCGGGAAGGAGTCACAGATACGAGTACAGTTTCCTGGGGATCAGCTACACTAGCTTATCTCTATCGGCAGCTTGGAATCTCATCGAGAGGAGACTGCTCCGGTTTGACTGGCTGTCTGACACTGCTGCAGACATGGATTTATGAGTACTTTCCATGCTTCCGGCCCCAGCGAGAGCGGTTGTTGATCGAGTCTCATCTTCCTCGAGCTTCTAGCTGGAGTGCTATTGCGTCTGATTGCTCAGCCACCCGACTTCGGTCCTTGCGAGCTCGTTTGGACACGCTGACTGCTGAGGAGGTATGTAAATTTGTTAAtctattagttaaattttattttattacgatcgctatattttaatttttgttttgtaattttttaacagATCACATGGCTCCCTTTTGGCGGCGAGCCTGCTGCCACCGTAGAGCACACTGCATATTATGGCTGGATAGCGTACCGGGACATTGTCGAGCCGTACATGCCGTCTAGGGTGCTGCGACAGCTGGGTTATGTGCAGACTGTACCTGTGCCAATTTGTCGGCCAATAGGGGCTGTTAGGTCCTGGAAGTCACTCAAGTACTCTGTGGACATGAGTGTGACGATTGCGGTTGACATGTGGAACGCTTTTCCGGTCATGTACAAGCTGCCGTTAATGGGATTTGAGGAAGCCCACGTTATTGCTGGAGGATGCCATCCAGCTTACCTGGACTGGTTCGAGCGCCATTCGCACCCCCGTGTCCTTCCTGGCAGAGATGTTCCACGACGACATCCTCCCCGCAGCAACAACGATTATGtaagttttcattttataatttagtgaatattacatatatttaacATATTGAATTTACTTGTCTATTTGTGGTATTACAGTGGATGACACTGGTGACCACGAGGTACGAGCATTTCATCCAAAAAGTCAGCACGATTACCGGCCAACATAGACAGCACTGCGAGTTTGACGGCATTCCGGAGTTGGAGACTGAGACGGAGGAGGCCAGCACGGATTTGGAGAGAATCATTGCCGCTTGGCGCATTGCTGACTGAGTGTTGTTAGTATATGTTGtatgtttatattattagtACTTTTTTCTGATTATGGACTTGTTTTCTTTAGATGTTAGTTTctagagaatttttttatattatgtacgTGTTTGTTTTTATGCAATTTcatgaacatttttaaatattacgtACTGTGGAGTTCAAAAATATTACACgtataataataaaacacaCAATCAGCATAATTACCGAATAAACATTTTACAATCAACTCAATCTGCCATACCTATCAAACTATCCCATTGCTCTCTCCTATTAGCATATAAAGTATGCCAAGACTGAACAGTATGGTCCCTGTGCTGGAACCACAGGGTGGGAATTGGTGGGACAGGAAAATTATCCTGCAAATTCAACCTAACAAAATGTGCGCGTCCACTAATATACAATATCACTATCTCCTTGGATGGTCGTGAGTGAACCTCAGAGGAATGCAAAGGCAGAACAGTAAACGAAGAGAACCGCGTCTGTTGTAGCGTCCCGCCTTGTATGTAAATAACAGCTGCATTGAAGATAGTGGCAATAGGGAACAAGTCATCCAATACCTGCATCCATTTAATAAGTCagaatataaatatcatttttaaaaaaaaatataataactttgtgataaatttatataattcaattaaataccTGCATCCAGTAGCTAGGGCCACACTCTCCGCCTTCCCAGCTAATACGTGTAATGGCCGCTTGCAACCCATCAATGAAAATACCCTCGTATCGATAAGGGTGGGCGGAGATTTCGTTTGCAATGTTCATTCTAGTCATTCCCCACATCTTCTCGTCACCATATATGTGGTCTGCCACCACGCGAAATCCACAGTTGCCGTCTCCACGCACGTCCACAAGCTCGTCAACGAATGGTAAAAGGAATCCTGGAATAACCTCCGCATTTTGCAAACCAGCTgcgggaaataaaaaaaatattattataaataacaagGATACTACTACAGTAGACGTACATAACGAATATTAGTGGATGATAATTACCTGACGCGGATGTACGATTTTTCTGAGCTTTGGAAGATTTAGGACGACCAGGTACACGGTCCTTGTACTCATGACGACTCGGATCCCGCTTCGTTGATTTGCTCCCCTTTGGTCGACCTCTGACATTTGTTTTAACTTCTGGTTCCATGTAGCCTAAGTCTTCGGGGTGAAGTCGCTCTCGAACAATACGAGAAATATCACGCAACACTGAAGGATCCTTAGTCATGACCTCGTCGGCGACCTCGTGAAAATACTGATGTTCCTCAGTCTGAAAACCAGCAAAATCGGGTTGCGCAGATGTGTCCAACCCATCGCCGAGAATAACAAGTTTCGTCCAAAACGGGTGTATACTGTCAAGGCTGATCGGGTTACCTACAAATAACACATATTAGCTTTCaataacaatattaatatttttaatattagtattcaatgaAAGTGGTGCGTGATACCTGAATCGACCACCGCTCGCAGCTCACATGCACAGGGGATCTGATGTGTTGATCTAACCACACAACCACAGCGATCGTAGACATCGGTACTCAATTCTCGCATACGCCTTAGTTCTTTCGATATTAAATCCAGACAGTAATGCGACACTCTGCATGAGAGCTTGTCAAATGGAAAACCGCGTCGATGTACGCCAATAGTCCGTCTGGAGTCCTCAAGTGTTTTGCTGcagtaattttaaaacatttatgttAATAACAATGACAACATAGTTTGTATAAGTACTAATATTACTCGAGAAGAATGTTACCGGATATCTATCAGCTGCGACTGTATAACTTTGTCGACCTTCGTCCAGACTGTGTCCAGAGCACCGGTGCTAGAGTTGAGCCACTGCTTAAGCTGAGCATGTGCGCTCTCGACTCTACATGTGGTGGTGTTTCCAAAATGTAGGACTAAGTCCGTCCAGCAAGATACGAACTTCTCTCTGTGTCCCAGCCAAGTCCCCTCAATGTACTGTATCAACcctggaaaacctttaaaccgATCTCTGAAGTGCTCCACAACTATGTTATATTGATCAAAACTTGGCGCTCTGATAATTTTCTTCCATGTACTATTCTTGAAAATTTCAGCAAACTCTTGGTTTTTCCCACTAATTCTGTACACTCTATCTTCTACGTCCTTATTTATGTGCCACGTACATAGTAGATGAGAAGAACGTGGGAAAACCTCTGACACTGGTCTCATAAGCCCCAATTCTCGATCAGTAAGAATAGCGCTCGGATGAATATGTTCCCCAATCAAGCACCTGCATTATTGCCCGATGATTTAATaagtaatttgaatttgaatatcattaaaatatcaaataacataattataattaaatacctcAGTCTCTCCAATACCCATCTGTAGCTCCCTTCAGTCTCATccttcataattgcatatgcaattatgaagtTCTTGTTGCAAGGAGTCATTCCAATAATCTCAAAAAAAGGCAGCTTGTACTTGTTCGTCTTGTACGTGGAGTCCATGCCGATGATCCAGTAGTACGTACGAACTAGTCTCACTGAATCAGGATGAGCCATGAAAATATGGGTCAACACACCTGTATCCTCCTCAGCAAGAGTCCAGTGTACATAATCATTTTGCTGAGCCATGTGATAAAATTGCCCAACCACATCTCTACCCTCAAAGCTAGACTTTCTGAAAGTCTGTCTATAGTTATACACTTGCTTTATTGTAGGGTTGTCAGAtggtattttttcttttaaagctGCCATGATAGAACACGGCTTCGCTTGTGCCGCACTCATATCTCGCACAATTTCTTTCGCCTCGCCACTCAGCCCACTCATCTGACGGTATCCTTCAGGATACACAGCTAGAGCATGGTTGTGTGTACTCGAAATACCAGGATCTGTAAGTATAAACCATGCAGTCTTTCCTAATttgacaataattttaaatttgcacTTACACGCTTTTGTCTTCGTATTTTTCCGTACGAAGGAATCAGAATCTGTGAATGAACCTCTGTAACGCTCACCCCGAGCACATCGTAGAAGCTTCTTTTTCCCCTCGTTCTTATGTGACGAAATGACTAATTCAAATCCAATCTTTATAGCAGTACTCTTAGCCCAAGTAATTGCTTCAACATCACTATCAAACCCATGATCTAGCTTAAACCAATCGCTGTAATCAATTCCATCACcgccataatcttctaaatcaacctgcaaaacataaatacttacgtttaacaaatcgaaataatatgtaataaaaagtcgtaataatatggaataaaaaattactgtaattattaaaaaaattaatttcaacgttttttttagcattaattaatttccggccgcgacgtttcggtcgcggccggaaaaggggacgccggcgtcctctccagaggagaggacgccggcgttgggcgtcccctctagaggagagGACGTTGAATTTCACGTcctctcctctggagaggacggcAAACTctggcgtcccctcctctggagaggacgtgaaaTTCAATCGTCCCCCctaacaaattttaaataaaattttaaaataactaatttttaccTCGGAAAAGCCGGGAAAACTTGTTTCCGACTGTCGGTACTCGTTTCCCGATgaattatactcgttatccgtcattttactcgacttttttacgtagttgttcgagtgtgttcgaatgagttgagagaacttttttttttgaaattttgctaaAGGGTAAAATTGTCCTTCgcctgtgcggtgctaagtaaaaaggggcggcgaatagcaatACCCATAACAAATGAGCTTTTCTATAACTAAACTCAAACTCACAAGATGTTGATTTACcaaaactaatcaaaaacttataCTAATGGTAATTCAATTAGCGATAACCAACAACACAAACAAACAATCAATGTAAATCGATACACAATAAATAAGAAATAGAAGCAATAGATTGCGAGTAGTCATTTAAAAAGATGATAAAAATTGCGTCGGAATCTGCCATATCGCGCGCGTGATGTTTAAATATGTCAGAGTCCTTCAACGATCTTCTGACATGTGGCGCCATCCATTGAGGTATTCAAATAAGTTTATTGGACTTCCAACCATTACATATATCACGCCCGTGACTCCCTAAGGTCGCACCCATCACAAAACTTCTCAAAAAATTGGTTTGAGCAACCTTAAGTTGCGCCCGTGAATCATCAATGTCGCGCTTTACTACAATGTCACGCCCGTGACACATATAAGTCGCGCCCTCGATTTTGCTACTAGCCAGAAATTAGGAATTCAAAAAAATTGGTTTTCTCTAGAAGACTCTGAATCGATCCACGAgtattttaatatctttttacATACTATTAAACAATATTATaagttttaaattgttttattatcttTTTGCAATATGATTACTTGAGAAATGATgattaacaaatgaaaaaaaaattaaaacttataaTATTGTTTGCATGTTGTGCATAGTAAAAGGTTTAATCACGATAAAAAGACCAAAATGGCTATAAAAGGAACATAATTTATCAAAACGggttatatttgcaaatttttgaaaggtttagtcataactgacaaaaatcgcaaaggtttcatatttttttgagGGTCTGGCCTTTGATTTTTGAttacttttgttttttatattttacaatattttaaaaatattttatgaaaagtatattaatatttttaagataTCATATATTTACTTTAGACAAAAGTACCCCATTTAtcatatctttaaatttatttacaaaagtaatgtaaatttttaaaattatacttttaactttattataatttttatttacaaaaatactattaaaataaatacacCTGAAAAACACCATCAGAGTCTTGCTAAACTATTTCCAGTAGCCGAAATTTTATCGAAATTTTTTCTTTCTGGTGGCGGTCAACAGTGGCCAATAGCTCGGCAACAATAGTCAACAACGTGGTAGACACATGTTATGTGCCTGTTGATCAGTGAACTGTTGATCTTTATTGACTTTTTATCTTggtattttttgttttctattcaatatttttaatatttttaacagtattttgggtgtttaaattttttgagtGTTATTtgctgtttttttatatatgttacaatgtttttaagtataattttatttttttataaatatctttttgtacttcaaaaaatttcaaaaccttaCTGGGTATTTTGTGAATATTTTGTTTttgggtatttttataaaaatcccTTTAAGTTAgcatttatataatttgattacattttggaaaaatttaatattattagaaAAAGGGTTAATGccaataaaatactaaatttttgCGGGTTTCATCAGTTATAagcaaatatttcaaaaacagCTAGTTTAGTCCATTTGgatatttgaaaccttttctaGCTATCCaccaattttaattgatttcgCAAGAAAAGATTTCAAATATCCCTTATCATTTGAAATCAGTTAATTTAGCCCATTCACAAATGACAAATATTTCAGTTTTATTCACAAATGGCtaaaaaatgtttcaaatatCCGCTAAAAgttaaactagccgattttaaaaaatttgatttaactgacaaaactcgcaaatattagatattttattgaaattaaccTTTAAAAGAatgaaaacatttcaatttaagttattaaaaactattttctCTCATCTCTTTGTTATCTAAGCAACACATACTATATAGTTCTTTCTTCTAAAAcacatcaattttaaaaaaacaaattctgtTATTCTTAAAAGCAAAATTTAGGAGGTGTTAGATAactcaaattattatttaaattaatatattaaaaatttaattgttttaagttaGTTTGATAATTCAAAAATGTTTAACTTAACTTATTCAACTAAGTCAAGAATCACTTAAAATTATAAGTCAAAATATGTGACTTATTGTTTTTACTGAACAcatgaaattataaaatattaattttattatagaataatttttatatttttattattttcaattattgtctaccaataaaaatattttatatcacatgtattaatgttttttattttcttgaataTCATAATGAATATATGTACTTCAATCAacacttaaaattataaataatcatattattttattataaatattttattctctatctttattttttaaaaatctatatgacatttatttaatattgtCGCTCTTATATATTAGTTGGACCTCTGTTTGTAACacacaatattttttataagatttaaacaactttttaaagttttaaaaattaatattttattttaaaaactcattttcaaagtaaaaaatGACATTATTATAATCTTTAAGGACTAATTATCAACATatgcaaataaattttatgatatttatttctgatatatgttatgtttttttatatattatttattttaaaagattaaataacatataatctatatctaatcatttatttttaaaataatcaatgttcaaaattttaatatgtcaatataataattttcagtaattacaattatcaaatagatttatttaattgaacatttaaaaaatcaacaattattattttagccCTTATAATTCAGTATttaattttcagcacttaatttttaattttatttcgaaCCTCTTTCGTATAATAGAAAATACGAGTATAAGGAAAAATCGATCAGTGTTCGGAAAATCTGTCAATCAATCGACCATACCAAATTAATCAGAGAACTTAACAATTGGTTCGGttcgaaagaaaaaaaaagttaaaaattagaCTGGAATTTTGCAAGTTTCGATCGATATGATTaaaattttgacaattaaattagttctttaaaaaaaatagtaatactATTGGATGGTGGTTGAACCGAGGTGATGGCCCATTTTGATTTTGTGACCCGGTTGGTTTTGAAACTCTGCCACCGACGCTAATGAATGACGACAAATTTCTCACCGACGCCTTAGACACTTCATATCCATACCCTTCCCGGCTGTATATTCTCTGGCTTCATTTTTTTAGCAGGTGGTGAAGCTCATTTAATACTCTAACTTGCTCAAGCAATAACAAAATATActattattttagttaaatgacTATAGAATTTTGtcggcttaattccttaaaaaacccccaccttgcacttttttttcgtttataccctgaccttgtaaaaacaccatttgtacccaattttggatttttatgttttatctcTACCCAagagcattaaattgtactttttccatttggaaaagagtttaaaacatacttttttctattttaaaatatacaaataaatccttaaacttaaaaaataatcaaatacatccaaataattaattaattttttttaatttgataaaataataaaaaattattattatttttaattttttgtcggaaatattttaaaaaaaaattaaaaaaaaactcgaaatattttttaaaaaaattaaaaaaaatttttttttttaaattttttgaaaaagatggtgtttttgtattattaataatattaatatttaattagtatataagttaaaaatgaaggattgttttaaactttttttcaaatgaaaagagtacaatttaatgcttttgggtagagatgaaacataaaaactcaaaattgggtacaaatggtgtttttacaaggtcagggtataaacgaaaaaaaaatgcaaggtgggggttttttaaggaattaagccaatTTTGTCTAAACTAGTAAAAAATTAtgtatcttttatttttcttagatgattttatttgtttgtatgataaaattattcGACCTATTATATCTGATAGAGTTTGCACTTTGCA
This window of the Mercurialis annua linkage group LG5, ddMerAnnu1.2, whole genome shotgun sequence genome carries:
- the LOC126679737 gene encoding protein MAINTENANCE OF MERISTEMS-like isoform X2, which codes for MGKTFLAPELGGSGARHVTTRKVSASARRKKQAHTSPDEVRISVEDLRESDDFVSSEDEPEDEPEDEPEDEPSEKIYISKRKKGAGGRFVGDSSSGSNRRPEEVDVWTVTGPVPGGPEDDTVIPSFLGHVASRLWDGADRGVLKCQTRHGALKKLRQWYETASEEVKVLIDGTEISHLPFIMFDHLDIPLLSAFVERWQPDTNSFHMPFGEMTITLHDVWHILRIPVAGAMVSGQPNKAQLMAYCVQILGISPEDLVSKTSKHFAQGGVLIESIISLCRRDRTAEVEAIAWIWLTLGCTLFTDKSGHRIRPATIWEVREGVTDTSTVSWGSATLAYLYRQLGISSRGDCSGLTGCLTLLQTWIYEYFPCFRPQRERLLIESHLPRASSWSAIASDCSATRLRSLRARLDTLTAEEITWLPFGGEPAATVEHTAYYGWIAYRDIVEPYMPSRVLRQLGYVQTVPVPICRPIGAVRSWKSLKYSVDMSVTIAVDMWNAFPVMYKLPLMGFEEAHVIAGGCHPAYLDWFERHSHPRVLPGRDVPRRHPPRSNNDYWMTLVTTRYEHFIQKVSTITGQHRQHCEFDGIPELETETEEASTDLERIIAAWRIAD
- the LOC126679737 gene encoding protein MAINTENANCE OF MERISTEMS-like isoform X1 → MSDLERDRNRQPPGRKRMGKTFLAPELGGSGARHVTTRKVSASARRKKQAHTSPDEVRISVEDLRESDDFVSSEDEPEDEPEDEPEDEPSEKIYISKRKKGAGGRFVGDSSSGSNRRPEEVDVWTVTGPVPGGPEDDTVIPSFLGHVASRLWDGADRGVLKCQTRHGALKKLRQWYETASEEVKVLIDGTEISHLPFIMFDHLDIPLLSAFVERWQPDTNSFHMPFGEMTITLHDVWHILRIPVAGAMVSGQPNKAQLMAYCVQILGISPEDLVSKTSKHFAQGGVLIESIISLCRRDRTAEVEAIAWIWLTLGCTLFTDKSGHRIRPATIWEVREGVTDTSTVSWGSATLAYLYRQLGISSRGDCSGLTGCLTLLQTWIYEYFPCFRPQRERLLIESHLPRASSWSAIASDCSATRLRSLRARLDTLTAEEITWLPFGGEPAATVEHTAYYGWIAYRDIVEPYMPSRVLRQLGYVQTVPVPICRPIGAVRSWKSLKYSVDMSVTIAVDMWNAFPVMYKLPLMGFEEAHVIAGGCHPAYLDWFERHSHPRVLPGRDVPRRHPPRSNNDYWMTLVTTRYEHFIQKVSTITGQHRQHCEFDGIPELETETEEASTDLERIIAAWRIAD
- the LOC126679738 gene encoding uncharacterized protein LOC126679738, whose product is MDSTYKTNKYKLPFFEIIGMTPCNKNFIIAYAIMKDETEGSYRWVLERLRCLIGEHIHPSAILTDRELGLMRPVSEVFPRSSHLLCTWHINKDVEDRVYRISGKNQEFAEIFKNSTWKKIIRAPSFDQYNIVVEHFRDRFKGFPGLIQYIEGTWLGHREKFVSCWTDLVLHFGNTTTCRVESAHAQLKQWLNSSTGALDTVWTKVDKVIQSQLIDIRKTLEDSRRTIGVHRRGFPFDKLSCRVSHYCLDLISKELRRMRELSTDVYDRCGCVVRSTHQIPCACELRAVVDSGNPISLDSIHPFWTKLVILGDGLDTSAQPDFAGFQTEEHQYFHEVADEVMTKDPSVLRDISRIVRERLHPEDLGYMEPEVKTNVRGRPKGSKSTKRDPSRHEYKDRVPGRPKSSKAQKNRTSASAGLQNAEVIPGFLLPFVDELVDVRGDGNCGFRVVADHIYGDEKMWGMTRMNIANEISAHPYRYEGIFIDGLQAAITRISWEGGECGPSYWMQVLDDLFPIATIFNAAVIYIQGGTLQQTRFSSFTVLPLHSSEVHSRPSKEIVILYISGRAHFVRLNLQDNFPVPPIPTLWFQHRDHTVQSWHTLYANRREQWDSLIGMAD
- the LOC126681581 gene encoding uncharacterized protein LOC126681581, which produces MTDNEYNSSGNEYRQSETSFPGFSEVDLEDYGGDGIDYSDWFKLDHGFDSDVEAITWAKSTAIKIGFELVISSHKNEGKKKLLRCARGERYRGSFTDSDSFVRKNTKTKACKCKFKIIVKLGKTAWFILTDPGISSTHNHALAVYPEGYRQMSGLSGEAKEIVRDMSAAQAKPCSIMAALKEKIPSDNPTIKQVYNYRQTFRKSSFEGRDVVGQFYHMAQQNDYVHWTLAEEDTD